A genomic window from Pocillopora verrucosa isolate sample1 chromosome 7, ASM3666991v2, whole genome shotgun sequence includes:
- the LOC136276903 gene encoding protein kinase C delta type-like — protein MGESYTYSVDWWSFGVTLFLMLTGKLPFYGKDKRQLFENIVYTTPDIPNWLGRETRDCLFKLLQKCPDVRLGVENFQYHPFFSCLQSSEPLAIACGPSAVNTTAENEINYISGFSSLLSDDANIIIADDALSN, from the exons ATGGGAGAGTCTTATACTTACTCTGTGGACTGGTGGTCCTTTGGCGTGACTTTATTCCTGATGCTGACCGGCAAG CTACCATTTTATGGTAAAGACAAGAGACAACTTTTCGAAAACATCGTATACACAACGCCTGATATCCCCAATTGGCTTGGGAGAGAGACCAGAGATTGCCTTTTCAAG CTTCTCCAAAAATGCCCGGATGTGAGGCTTGgcgttgaaaattttcaataccATCCGTTCTTCAGCTGTCTTCAGTCTTCAGAACCTCTCGCAATTGCATGTGGTCCATCCGCGGTAAATACGACAGCAGAGAATGAG ATTAACTACATCTCTGGATTTTCATCTTTACTGTCAGACGATGCAAATATCATCATTGCG GATGACGCTCTTTCAAATTAA
- the LOC131775300 gene encoding protein kinase C delta type-like, which produces MAPEMIMGESYTYSVDWWSFGVTLFLMLTGKLPFYGKDKRQLFENIVYTTPDIPNWLGRETRDCLFKLLQKCPDVRLGVDNFQYHPFFSCLQSSEPLAIACGPSAVNTTAENEINYISGFSSLLSDDANIIIADDALSN; this is translated from the exons ATGGCGCCTGAG ATGATTATGGGAGAGTCTTATACTTACTCTGTGGACTGGTGGTCCTTTGGCGTGACTTTATTCCTGATGCTGACCGGCAAG CTACCATTTTATGGTAAAGACAAGAGACAACTTTTCGAAAACATCGTATACACAACGCCTGATATCCCCAATTGGCTTGGGAGAGAGACCAGAGATTGCCTTTTCAAG CTTCTCCAAAAATGCCCGGATGTGAGGCTTGGCGTTGACAATTTTCAATACCATCCGTTCTTCAGCTGTCTTCAGTCTTCAGAACCTCTCGCAATTGCATGTGGTCCATCCGCGGTAAATACGACAGCAGAGAATGAG ATTAACTACATCTCTGGATTTTCATCTTTACTGTCAGACGATGCAAATATCATCATTGCA GATGACGCTCTTTCAAATTAA